A part of Vulcanisaeta moutnovskia 768-28 genomic DNA contains:
- a CDS encoding intein-containing adenosylcobalamin-dependent ribonucleoside-diphosphate reductase — MQLSTEAISKVVRIRILKRNGNTEDFSREKLVRSLKLAGVPDPDLVINALDIKGTLPSSELSDRVQLIMLNMVTDDLKWHDAARNYLLWSMYKQVWGKDVVKAINDGRTRFEDAYREGFRAWFRTGLELRIWDSEMSAWYAQHIDELAKYLDPSRDLLLTYNGVRTLMSRYLLKRLDGSFFEAPQYLWMRTAMGVAYAELKYGGDPITWTRRFYDLMSQLKLMPNSPTLYNAMTRLGQLSACFVVPIDDCLSRESDTNREDPECNFGIMDALRLAALIFQSGGGVGYNFGKLRPEGDIVRSTTGIASGPLSFMKLFDTLVDTIKQGGKRRGAQMGMLFWWHPDIEKFITSKSGELKDIQLQNFNISVAIDDHFMQKALKGEDIYLVNPRECPCLYKTWGEEFIKCYEGCIEAIKAGKIRIWRRINAKELWDKIVKSAWDSGDPGLWNRDLANYINNEKIPGEVINATNPCVTGDTRILTKYGYLQIGRLVKQGINEVDLVVPGKAVVLHAVTSHGYKAVKVSEPVVMRSKVFSQGVKPVYKVITKEGYELKATPDHRLIVATKDPCEECDDAPLEVQQVIRASLGNKAYDYWIVWKRVDQLKPGDLIYMSRMDIDRFSKDFGSNSIGEDMAFLLGLLVGDGFLRENKERHNGYVAWYFNAEKEEGIAQMVIDILRNRFPRAIIHVYYEGNEIKVMATSKDVRTYFKRIASELVNADSTMRVVPEIVYTLKPSEIRAFLRGLFTADGTVDRDSAIRLASASLRLLKQVQELLLLFGIMSTIYEDRARTETSKAERGFVYVTKSGDVRVYRSNTFHELVIKNYSRKLFMEKIGFADPAKSARVSLKKVKVDPPLVTVKDIEYMGEEEVFDTTVPGYHYYVAGGFVSHNCSEESLYDFESCNLGSINLVKYVYDGRIDWDSLARDVQLAVRFLDDVIDVNKLPHDRLRKRVLETRRIGLGANGLADTLIALGLKYDSPQALAVSNELASFIARMAVRASIELAKEKGVYPAYKHSDWAEGVLPWTKHRERLEKFSSAIDKDAVDEYLKTLDVGYGDIKVKAIIDGATTVLRGYKASDSDLSIDVSTIGIRNGSIMSIAPEGSRSLIAGVNSSIEPLFAIAYIRNLSIGKLIEYNYTALKLLMQTKALDEATRSFVEEYGILPRDHPLANLLRTAHEIHWKWHVYMQVTWARWNDSGVSKTINMPSDTPIEDVEQAYRLAWLLNAFGITVYRDKSKSVQVIYTGVKGAEAKPSVEVKEVKVETKPKVEAKASYTSLSALKDKLIRIKGNGGESIEEEMQEELGETDDPYCKTGSCG; from the coding sequence GTGCAATTAAGTACTGAAGCAATAAGTAAGGTGGTTAGAATAAGGATATTAAAGAGGAATGGGAACACTGAGGACTTCTCAAGGGAGAAGTTAGTCCGCTCTCTTAAACTTGCGGGTGTCCCAGACCCTGACCTAGTAATTAATGCCCTCGATATTAAGGGCACACTGCCTAGCAGTGAATTGTCAGATAGAGTTCAATTAATCATGCTTAACATGGTCACTGATGACTTGAAGTGGCATGATGCGGCTAGGAACTACCTACTTTGGAGCATGTATAAGCAGGTTTGGGGTAAGGACGTTGTTAAGGCAATTAATGATGGAAGAACTAGATTCGAGGATGCGTATAGGGAGGGCTTTAGGGCTTGGTTTAGGACAGGGCTTGAGCTTAGGATTTGGGACTCAGAGATGAGTGCCTGGTATGCCCAGCACATTGATGAGTTGGCTAAATACCTTGACCCAAGTAGGGATTTACTACTTACCTACAATGGAGTTAGAACGCTAATGAGTAGGTATCTGTTAAAGAGACTTGACGGTTCATTTTTCGAAGCGCCCCAGTACCTATGGATGAGGACGGCAATGGGCGTAGCCTATGCGGAGCTTAAGTACGGTGGTGATCCAATAACGTGGACGAGGAGGTTTTACGACCTAATGAGTCAATTGAAATTAATGCCCAACTCACCAACGCTTTATAACGCAATGACAAGGCTTGGACAACTTTCTGCATGCTTCGTTGTACCCATTGATGACTGCCTATCCAGAGAGAGCGACACGAATAGGGAGGATCCAGAGTGCAACTTCGGAATAATGGATGCCCTAAGGCTCGCCGCGTTAATATTCCAGTCAGGTGGTGGTGTTGGTTATAACTTCGGTAAGTTAAGGCCTGAGGGTGATATAGTTAGGAGTACGACTGGTATTGCCTCTGGGCCGCTTAGCTTCATGAAGCTCTTTGATACGTTGGTGGACACAATTAAGCAGGGTGGTAAGAGGCGTGGTGCCCAGATGGGCATGCTCTTCTGGTGGCACCCTGACATTGAGAAGTTCATAACCTCAAAGAGCGGTGAGCTTAAGGACATTCAGCTCCAGAACTTCAACATTAGCGTTGCCATAGACGACCACTTCATGCAGAAGGCACTTAAGGGAGAGGACATTTACCTAGTAAACCCAAGGGAGTGTCCATGCCTATATAAGACCTGGGGTGAGGAATTCATTAAATGCTATGAGGGCTGTATTGAGGCAATAAAGGCTGGTAAGATAAGGATTTGGAGAAGAATTAACGCCAAGGAGCTTTGGGACAAGATAGTCAAATCAGCATGGGACAGCGGTGATCCAGGGCTATGGAATAGGGACCTAGCTAATTACATAAATAATGAAAAAATACCAGGCGAGGTCATAAATGCCACTAACCCATGTGTTACTGGTGATACGAGGATACTCACTAAGTATGGGTATTTACAGATTGGGAGATTAGTTAAGCAGGGAATTAACGAGGTTGATTTAGTAGTGCCTGGCAAAGCAGTAGTATTGCATGCAGTTACCAGTCATGGATACAAAGCAGTTAAGGTTAGTGAACCTGTCGTAATGAGGTCCAAGGTCTTTAGCCAAGGCGTTAAGCCTGTATATAAGGTGATTACTAAGGAGGGCTATGAATTAAAGGCAACCCCTGACCATAGGTTAATCGTTGCAACTAAAGATCCATGTGAGGAATGCGACGATGCACCACTTGAGGTACAGCAGGTAATCAGGGCTTCGTTAGGCAATAAAGCATATGATTACTGGATTGTCTGGAAGAGAGTTGATCAATTAAAGCCCGGTGACTTGATATACATGTCCAGGATGGACATAGACAGATTCAGCAAGGACTTTGGCAGTAATAGCATTGGTGAGGACATGGCATTCTTACTGGGCTTATTGGTCGGTGATGGATTCTTACGTGAAAATAAGGAGAGACATAATGGGTATGTTGCGTGGTACTTCAATGCTGAGAAGGAGGAGGGTATTGCACAGATGGTCATCGATATCTTAAGGAATAGATTCCCACGTGCAATAATCCATGTTTACTATGAAGGAAATGAGATAAAGGTCATGGCCACGTCCAAGGATGTACGAACATACTTCAAGAGAATAGCGTCTGAATTAGTAAATGCAGATTCTACGATGAGGGTTGTGCCAGAGATAGTCTATACACTAAAGCCAAGTGAGATTAGGGCGTTCCTTAGGGGATTGTTCACGGCAGATGGTACGGTAGATCGCGACTCAGCAATAAGATTAGCATCAGCATCTTTAAGACTACTCAAGCAGGTTCAGGAGTTACTCCTGTTATTTGGAATAATGTCTACAATATACGAGGATAGGGCTAGGACCGAAACGTCAAAGGCCGAACGTGGCTTCGTATACGTAACTAAGTCTGGCGATGTCAGAGTTTACAGATCGAATACCTTCCACGAATTAGTGATTAAGAATTATAGCAGGAAGTTGTTCATGGAAAAGATAGGGTTTGCTGACCCTGCCAAAAGCGCTAGGGTTTCTCTTAAGAAGGTTAAGGTGGATCCGCCATTAGTAACGGTTAAGGACATAGAGTACATGGGTGAGGAGGAGGTTTTTGATACCACAGTACCTGGTTATCACTACTATGTGGCTGGCGGGTTTGTAAGCCACAATTGTTCTGAGGAGTCGCTTTATGATTTTGAGAGTTGTAATTTAGGTAGCATTAATTTAGTGAAATATGTTTATGATGGAAGGATTGATTGGGATTCCCTGGCTAGGGATGTTCAGTTAGCCGTTAGGTTCCTAGATGATGTTATTGATGTTAATAAGTTACCGCATGATAGGCTTAGGAAGAGGGTTCTTGAGACTAGAAGAATTGGACTTGGTGCTAATGGACTTGCTGATACTTTAATAGCCCTTGGTCTTAAGTATGACTCACCGCAGGCGCTTGCCGTCTCTAATGAGTTGGCTAGCTTCATTGCTAGGATGGCTGTTAGAGCAAGTATTGAGTTGGCTAAGGAGAAGGGTGTTTACCCAGCGTATAAGCATAGTGATTGGGCTGAGGGGGTATTGCCGTGGACAAAACATAGGGAAAGGCTTGAGAAGTTCTCAAGTGCTATCGATAAGGATGCAGTTGATGAATACTTAAAGACGCTGGATGTTGGTTATGGCGATATCAAGGTTAAGGCAATAATTGATGGAGCAACAACAGTACTTAGGGGGTATAAGGCCTCAGATAGTGACCTGTCAATAGATGTAAGTACTATAGGCATTAGGAATGGTTCAATAATGAGCATAGCGCCTGAGGGATCGAGAAGTCTCATTGCTGGTGTGAACTCGAGTATTGAGCCCCTCTTCGCTATCGCTTATATTAGGAATTTATCAATTGGTAAGCTCATTGAGTATAACTATACAGCACTTAAACTGTTAATGCAGACAAAGGCACTTGATGAGGCGACGAGGAGTTTTGTCGAGGAGTACGGAATATTACCAAGAGACCATCCATTAGCCAATCTGCTTAGGACTGCGCATGAGATTCACTGGAAGTGGCACGTCTACATGCAAGTGACTTGGGCTAGATGGAATGACTCAGGTGTTAGTAAGACGATAAATATGCCGAGCGATACCCCTATCGAGGATGTTGAGCAAGCCTATAGATTAGCTTGGCTGCTTAATGCCTTTGGAATAACGGTGTATAGGGATAAGAGTAAGTCCGTTCAGGTGATATACACAGGTGTTAAGGGTGCTGAGGCTAAGCCGTCTGTAGAAGTTAAGGAGGTTAAGGTAGAGACAAAACCTAAGGTTGAGGCCAAGGCTAGTTACACGTCCCTATCTGCGCTTAAGGATAAATTGATTAGAATTAAGGGTAATGGCGGCGAGAGTATTGAGGAGGAGATGCAGGAGGAACTTGGGGAGACTGATGATCCATACTGCAAGACAGGGTCATGCGGTTAA
- a CDS encoding DUF1922 domain-containing protein, whose amino-acid sequence MYLVVACPKCGNYSITRDTTKTHQCPYCGYVMRIEEVTIIARAKNGKEAREIILKLKTPKELRRP is encoded by the coding sequence ATGTATCTAGTCGTGGCATGCCCTAAGTGTGGGAATTACTCAATTACCCGCGATACTACTAAAACGCATCAATGTCCATACTGCGGCTATGTAATGCGTATTGAGGAAGTAACAATAATTGCGCGAGCCAAGAATGGCAAAGAAGCCAGAGAAATAATTTTGAAGCTAAAGACTCCCAAGGAATTAAGAAGACCTTAA
- a CDS encoding acetyl-CoA C-acetyltransferase, with the protein MGEDKEVYMVYFKRTAFSRVKREDPKFDVFYEISGPTLFSKLLVKAVQDIGIKPEQIDHVIVGNALQGGDNWSMGGRIPVFLAKFPVTIPAMAVDMQCASSFDAIGIGAMEIWTGQADIVFAGGYEHLSRVPMYNNPYIVPHLELATNPEYAMYDMATGYVMGLTAEKLATLKKISREEMDRWSYRSHMLATKAYEEGYFRDEILPIEVVKDGQKTVVDKDLSVRPNTSIEALAKLPPAFKPGGIITAGNSAPLNSGASLVVLMSGKMVKELGLKPLARVVSLGWAAVDPSIMGEGPVPASKKALAKAGLKVDDIDLWEINEAFAVVTLNAIKELGIDENKVNIKGGAVAIGHPLGATGARLTGTLARQLQLMGKEYGLATACVGGGQGYAIIIQRA; encoded by the coding sequence ATGGGCGAGGACAAGGAAGTATACATGGTTTACTTTAAGAGGACTGCATTCTCCAGGGTTAAGAGGGAGGATCCAAAGTTCGATGTATTTTATGAAATAAGTGGGCCAACACTATTCTCGAAGTTACTTGTCAAGGCAGTTCAGGATATTGGCATAAAGCCTGAGCAGATAGACCATGTAATAGTTGGTAATGCACTTCAGGGCGGTGATAATTGGAGCATGGGTGGTAGAATACCCGTGTTCTTAGCGAAGTTTCCGGTCACCATACCGGCCATGGCTGTGGATATGCAGTGTGCCTCTTCCTTCGATGCAATAGGTATCGGTGCAATGGAAATATGGACGGGACAGGCTGACATAGTGTTTGCCGGTGGTTATGAGCACCTATCGAGAGTACCAATGTACAATAATCCATACATAGTTCCACACCTTGAATTAGCCACAAATCCTGAATACGCCATGTATGACATGGCTACGGGATACGTAATGGGATTAACCGCCGAGAAGTTAGCTACTCTCAAGAAAATAAGCAGGGAGGAAATGGATAGGTGGTCCTACAGAAGCCATATGCTTGCTACTAAGGCCTATGAGGAGGGTTACTTCAGGGATGAGATACTTCCAATAGAGGTTGTTAAGGATGGTCAGAAGACTGTGGTTGACAAGGATCTAAGCGTTAGACCCAATACGTCAATAGAGGCATTAGCTAAGTTACCGCCTGCCTTTAAACCTGGTGGTATAATAACGGCTGGTAATTCAGCACCCCTCAACTCTGGCGCATCACTAGTCGTACTAATGTCAGGTAAGATGGTTAAGGAACTCGGTTTGAAGCCATTGGCTAGGGTCGTATCTCTTGGCTGGGCTGCTGTTGACCCGTCAATAATGGGTGAAGGCCCAGTACCAGCATCAAAGAAGGCATTGGCTAAGGCAGGACTTAAGGTTGATGATATAGACCTATGGGAGATAAATGAGGCATTTGCAGTGGTCACATTAAATGCAATTAAGGAGTTAGGCATTGATGAAAATAAGGTAAACATTAAAGGAGGTGCCGTGGCAATAGGTCACCCACTCGGCGCAACTGGAGCCAGGCTCACCGGTACATTGGCCAGGCAATTGCAGTTAATGGGTAAGGAGTATGGATTAGCAACGGCATGTGTTGGTGGTGGACAGGGCTATGCAATAATAATTCAAAGGGCATAA
- a CDS encoding Fur family transcriptional regulator, which translates to MNETDEIVRLLRSRGLKVTPQRIAILRLLKNGGHFNIEQVLNELRKIEPNISISTVYNALNTFVELGILRSFEVDGKTWYEIRKKPHINVVCEDTGQIIDVNVDVSTIERKIRSMGIMIRDLTIVVRGNCISPSLSGGNSQK; encoded by the coding sequence ATGAATGAAACAGATGAAATAGTAAGATTACTAAGGAGTAGGGGGCTTAAGGTAACGCCGCAAAGAATTGCAATACTAAGATTACTGAAGAACGGTGGGCATTTTAATATTGAACAGGTGCTTAATGAGTTAAGGAAGATTGAACCTAACATTAGCATATCTACCGTGTACAATGCATTAAATACCTTCGTAGAGCTGGGCATACTGAGATCCTTCGAGGTTGATGGTAAGACTTGGTATGAGATTCGTAAGAAACCGCATATTAATGTTGTCTGTGAAGATACAGGTCAGATAATTGATGTTAATGTTGATGTTTCCACAATAGAGAGGAAGATAAGGAGTATGGGTATAATGATTAGGGATCTTACCATTGTAGTTCGCGGCAATTGTATAAGTCCCTCTCTTTCAGGTGGTAATTCTCAGAAGTAA
- a CDS encoding rubrerythrin family protein, which translates to MSTKRIPKGTKTYENLKIAFQGESMANRRYLYYARMARQLGLNDIAEAFEKTANAETGHAFGHLMFLGVDPVAEIEINTIEDALRASIYGETYEWTQMYPGFAKIAREEGFLEVAEWLEAVAKVERLHANRFNEVLEKYYRGKGVKTEVEDETLGKL; encoded by the coding sequence ATGAGCACAAAAAGGATCCCAAAGGGTACGAAAACCTATGAAAACCTGAAGATTGCGTTTCAAGGTGAATCAATGGCAAATAGGAGATATCTATACTATGCAAGGATGGCTAGGCAGCTAGGGCTTAATGACATAGCCGAGGCCTTTGAGAAGACAGCGAATGCTGAGACAGGGCATGCCTTTGGACACCTAATGTTCCTAGGTGTTGATCCTGTTGCAGAGATTGAAATAAATACAATAGAGGACGCACTTAGGGCTTCAATATATGGAGAGACCTATGAGTGGACACAGATGTATCCAGGTTTTGCCAAGATAGCTAGGGAGGAGGGATTCCTGGAGGTTGCCGAGTGGCTTGAGGCCGTGGCTAAGGTAGAGAGACTACATGCAAATAGATTCAATGAGGTACTTGAGAAGTACTATAGGGGTAAAGGAGTTAAAACTGAGGTAGAGGACGAAACACTGGGTAAGTTATAA
- a CDS encoding DUF3501 family protein, with product MASDLLKIISHIYPPSQYLGIRERVYELVSNYKANRYVKVDDRLTILFEDTVTVWFQIEETVFLEGVDDEKILNEAVRTYLPMIPSDNEVSMTLFVYIYNDNELRNLLPLYRGIEKSVFLEIDGQRINATPIYPEDYGPNAQPRSIHYLKFREDGLDRKINNANEVRLVVTHNMVNKSVKLTIKQINALRSSIKRSQISWAI from the coding sequence ATGGCAAGTGACCTACTTAAAATCATAAGCCATATATACCCACCATCACAATACTTAGGCATCAGAGAGAGGGTTTACGAATTAGTGAGTAACTATAAGGCGAATAGGTACGTTAAGGTTGATGATAGATTAACCATACTCTTTGAGGACACTGTAACGGTATGGTTCCAGATAGAGGAGACAGTATTTCTTGAGGGTGTTGATGATGAGAAAATACTAAATGAGGCTGTAAGGACGTACTTGCCCATGATACCTAGTGATAATGAGGTAAGCATGACGCTATTTGTGTATATTTATAACGATAATGAATTACGAAACTTACTACCACTGTACAGAGGTATCGAGAAGTCGGTCTTTCTGGAAATCGATGGACAAAGAATTAATGCTACACCAATATATCCCGAGGATTATGGTCCCAACGCACAGCCGAGGAGCATACACTATTTGAAGTTCCGTGAAGATGGTCTTGACAGAAAGATAAACAATGCCAATGAGGTAAGGCTTGTGGTGACTCACAACATGGTTAATAAATCCGTGAAATTAACCATAAAGCAAATAAACGCCCTAAGGAGCTCAATAAAAAGATCGCAAATTTCCTGGGCCATTTAG
- the gatE gene encoding Glu-tRNA(Gln) amidotransferase subunit GatE yields MDYRAVGLKVGLEIHVQLNTGRKLFCNCSPVIRNDEPHFRVVRRLRPSMSELGEVDPAAIWEFRKHRTFIYEGYYDTTCLVELDEEPPHDPDPESLEVALAVAMMFNAKIFDEVYVMRKTVIDGSNTSGFQRTMLIAHDGLAKFFDYKVPIQTIALEEDAARKIEEKGDTVVYRLDRLGIPLIEISTGILTYSPQEVMEVAYYIGHSIKMTGKAKRGLGTVRQDVNVSIEGGAKTEIKGVPDLSLIPRVIEYEVQRQLNLLAIRDELIKRGVKEEWFIKDFVDVTDIFSSTKSNLIRRVLDGGGKVIAIKTPGLRGILGREVQPNRRFGTELADRVRVWTSLSGLIHSDELPGYGITAEEVSKVSSRLGIDSFILLAGINDRDLNDAVDVIIDRIKEALHGVPEETRAANPDGTNKFMRPRPGAARMYPETDLRPIRVTPEMIEKAKLLIPEPIESRVSRYVSYGMSRELAMQVIRSPYYDLIDYLIEEFQGKVSATLIANTLVNTLKSLQRDGVDLSFITEEHLKSLFNALAINMITKEAVPDIIKAWSKEPNKDINIVIKELGLLRMSYEEVKKVVFERAKELNIKDKDKLLKVLMKDLRGKADPNDILRAIDEYLKG; encoded by the coding sequence ATTGATTATAGGGCTGTTGGGCTTAAGGTTGGTTTGGAGATTCATGTTCAATTGAATACTGGTAGGAAGTTGTTTTGTAATTGCTCTCCGGTCATTAGGAATGATGAGCCTCATTTCAGGGTTGTTAGGAGGTTGAGACCTAGCATGAGTGAGCTTGGTGAGGTTGATCCAGCGGCCATTTGGGAGTTTAGGAAGCATAGAACGTTCATTTATGAGGGTTATTACGACACCACGTGTCTTGTGGAGCTTGATGAGGAGCCTCCGCATGACCCAGACCCTGAGTCTCTCGAGGTTGCGTTAGCCGTTGCTATGATGTTTAATGCCAAGATATTTGATGAGGTTTACGTGATGAGAAAGACCGTGATTGATGGGTCCAACACCTCGGGTTTCCAAAGGACCATGTTAATAGCCCATGATGGTTTGGCCAAGTTCTTTGATTATAAGGTCCCGATACAGACGATAGCCCTTGAGGAGGATGCGGCTAGGAAGATTGAGGAGAAGGGTGACACGGTTGTTTATAGGCTTGATAGGCTTGGTATACCGCTTATTGAGATTTCCACGGGAATACTCACCTACAGCCCACAGGAGGTTATGGAGGTGGCTTACTACATTGGTCATAGTATTAAGATGACGGGGAAGGCGAAGAGGGGGCTTGGTACGGTTAGGCAGGACGTGAACGTGTCCATTGAGGGTGGCGCTAAGACGGAGATTAAGGGAGTCCCAGACCTTAGCCTGATACCCAGGGTCATTGAGTATGAGGTTCAGCGTCAATTAAACCTACTGGCTATTCGTGATGAATTAATCAAGAGGGGTGTTAAGGAGGAGTGGTTCATTAAGGACTTTGTCGACGTTACTGACATATTCTCATCAACGAAATCTAACTTGATTAGGAGGGTCCTTGATGGTGGTGGTAAGGTCATAGCCATAAAGACACCGGGGCTAAGGGGTATACTAGGTAGGGAGGTTCAGCCGAATAGGAGGTTTGGCACGGAGTTAGCTGATAGGGTCAGGGTTTGGACGAGCCTATCCGGGCTTATTCATAGTGATGAATTGCCAGGCTATGGAATAACGGCTGAGGAGGTTTCTAAGGTATCTTCAAGGCTTGGTATTGATTCTTTCATACTTCTAGCTGGCATTAATGATAGGGATTTAAACGATGCCGTCGATGTTATTATCGATAGGATTAAAGAGGCACTTCATGGAGTTCCCGAGGAGACAAGGGCGGCTAACCCCGATGGAACCAATAAGTTCATGAGACCCAGACCTGGCGCCGCGAGGATGTATCCAGAGACCGATTTAAGGCCTATTAGGGTTACGCCTGAGATGATAGAGAAGGCCAAGTTATTAATACCTGAACCTATTGAGTCGAGGGTTAGTAGGTACGTTAGCTATGGCATGAGTAGGGAATTGGCTATGCAAGTCATTAGATCGCCGTATTATGACCTAATTGATTATCTAATTGAGGAGTTTCAGGGAAAGGTTTCGGCAACCTTAATAGCCAATACCCTAGTTAATACACTTAAGTCTCTTCAAAGGGATGGTGTTGATTTATCATTTATAACGGAGGAGCATCTTAAGTCCTTGTTTAATGCGTTGGCTATTAATATGATAACTAAGGAGGCAGTACCTGACATAATTAAGGCTTGGTCTAAGGAACCAAATAAGGATATTAACATCGTAATTAAGGAACTTGGCTTATTAAGGATGAGTTACGAGGAGGTCAAGAAGGTTGTTTTTGAGAGGGCTAAGGAATTGAATATTAAAGATAAGGACAAGCTATTGAAGGTATTAATGAAGGATCTAAGGGGTAAGGCTGATCCAAACGACATACTGCGTGCTATTGATGAGTATTTGAAAGGATGA
- a CDS encoding RtcB family protein, with protein sequence MVPPLRKISDYVWEIPKGYKPCMKVPARIFADETLLEKMKTDMTLEQAANVTCLPGIYKYSIALPDAHQGYGFPVGGVAAMDIEQGVVSPGGIGYDINCGVRLLRTNLTEKDVRPKLRELVDTIFKLVPAGVGETGLLRLSFGDLDKVLDDGVDWALSKGYGWSDDKNFIEEFGHYEGADSSKVSQRAKERGKDELGTTGSGNHFIEIQVVNKIFDANLAKRLGIEQEGQVMVLIHTGSRGLGHQVATDYIRVAENKMKQWGLFLPDRELAAMPLSTKEAQDYLAAMKAAANYAWTNRQIITHWVREAFRRAFGKDPDKLGLEIVYDVAHNIAKIEDHVIDDEGHVRRVLVHRKGATRSFPAGRLEIPPKYRDIGQPVLIPGSMGTASYVLIGLPTSFQVTFGTAPHGAGRTLSRSAAVRMLPPNKVRSTLESRGIIVRSAESEIISEEAPEAYKNVDKVAEIAELTGMAKRVSRHTPIGVVKG encoded by the coding sequence ATGGTACCACCGTTAAGGAAAATAAGTGATTATGTGTGGGAGATACCGAAGGGATATAAGCCGTGCATGAAGGTGCCAGCTAGAATATTCGCCGACGAGACACTGCTTGAGAAGATGAAGACGGACATGACACTGGAGCAGGCGGCTAATGTCACGTGCTTGCCCGGCATTTATAAGTATAGCATTGCACTGCCGGATGCCCATCAGGGCTATGGATTCCCAGTGGGTGGTGTGGCGGCCATGGACATAGAACAAGGTGTAGTAAGCCCAGGAGGAATTGGTTATGATATTAATTGTGGCGTGAGACTTCTTAGAACAAATTTAACAGAGAAGGATGTCAGGCCTAAATTAAGGGAGCTTGTGGATACTATATTCAAGTTAGTACCTGCTGGTGTTGGTGAGACTGGGTTGCTTAGGTTGTCCTTTGGTGACCTGGATAAGGTGCTTGATGATGGTGTTGATTGGGCATTGTCTAAGGGCTATGGTTGGAGTGATGATAAGAACTTCATTGAGGAGTTTGGGCATTATGAGGGTGCGGACTCGAGTAAGGTTAGTCAGAGGGCTAAGGAGAGGGGTAAGGATGAGCTTGGTACTACTGGCAGTGGTAACCACTTCATTGAGATTCAAGTCGTTAATAAGATATTCGATGCGAACCTAGCCAAGAGGCTTGGTATTGAGCAGGAGGGTCAGGTAATGGTTCTGATACATACTGGTAGTAGAGGTCTTGGTCACCAAGTCGCCACTGATTACATAAGGGTTGCGGAGAATAAGATGAAGCAGTGGGGCTTGTTCCTGCCGGATAGGGAGTTGGCAGCGATGCCCCTGAGCACCAAGGAGGCCCAGGACTACCTAGCTGCCATGAAGGCCGCGGCTAACTACGCATGGACGAATAGGCAAATAATAACGCACTGGGTTAGGGAAGCCTTCAGGAGGGCCTTTGGTAAGGACCCGGACAAGCTTGGTCTTGAGATTGTCTATGATGTCGCCCATAACATCGCTAAGATTGAGGATCACGTGATTGATGACGAGGGTCACGTTAGGAGGGTTCTCGTGCATAGGAAGGGAGCCACAAGGTCATTCCCAGCGGGTAGGCTGGAGATACCACCTAAGTATAGGGATATTGGACAGCCCGTCCTAATACCCGGTAGCATGGGCACGGCATCCTACGTATTGATTGGTTTACCAACGTCATTCCAGGTAACCTTTGGTACGGCACCTCACGGAGCTGGTAGAACGCTAAGTAGGTCGGCCGCGGTTAGGATGCTACCACCAAATAAGGTTAGGAGTACTCTGGAGAGTAGGGGCATTATCGTGAGATCTGCAGAGAGTGAGATAATATCTGAGGAGGCGCCTGAGGCTTATAAGAACGTTGATAAGGTAGCTGAGATTGCCGAGTTAACTGGTATGGCTAAGAGGGTCTCGAGGCATACACCCATTGGTGTTGTTAAGGGCTAA